The Streptomyces armeniacus genomic interval AGGCTCACGAAAGCGTCGCCGACTGAACGGACCGCGCCCCGGTTTCTGTGGCTGGATCTGACCCGGAAATGCCAACTCGGTTGTCGGCACTGCTACAACGCGTCGGGTCCCGACGGCAGGCACGGCACCATGGCCCGCGAGGACTGGATCTGCGTCCTGGACCAGGCCGCCGACTGCGGCGTGCGCGGAGTCCAGTTCATCGGCGGGGAACCGACCATGCACCCCCACGCCCGCGAACTGGTCGGGTATGCCCTGGCCCTCGGACTCCAGGTGGAGGTGTTCAGCAACCTCGTACACGTCACACCGGAATGGTGGACCCTCTTACGGCGCGAAGGCATCTCGCTCGCGACGTCGTACTACTCGGACCAGGCCGCAGAACACGACGCGGTCACCGGCCGCCGCAGCCACCACCGGACCCGCGCGAACATCGAGCACGCGGTGCGACTCGGCATCCCGCTGCGTGCCGGGATCATCGCCTCTGACGAAACGCAGCGCATCGGCGAAGCACAGCAGGAACTCCAGGCGCTGGGCGTGACGATGATCAGCGTCGACCGCGTCCGGCCGTTCGGACGCGGCGCGGACGGGCGTGCTCCGGCAACGTCCGGTCTCTGCGGCCGGTGCGGCACCGGCCGGGCCGTGGTCGGCCCGGACGGCACGGTCGCCCCGTGCGTCTTCTCCGACTGGATGGGCGTCGGGAACATCCGTGACGGCTCGTTGGCCGATATCCTCGGCGGCGTCTCCATGGCCGAGGCGAACGCGCGGATTCGCAGTACGGCCAAGGGCGGTGCTTGCGGGCCCGATCAGGAATGCACTCCGGGATTCCCCGGCAGCTCGTGCAACCCGAGGAACTGAAGGATCATGAACGAGGCCGTTCCCTCAGCGTTCTGGGCTCTCATCCGCCCGCACACCGGGGATGTGACCGACGTCCGGCACACCTCGGCGGGGCACAGCTCGGATGTCACCGCCGTGGTCGAGTGCGAACGAGGACCCTTCTTCGTGAAGGCGATCCGCAACCGGCCCGGGGGCCGACGCGATTCGCTGATCCGGGAACGGCTCGTCAACCCGTCCGTACGCGCCGTCTCTCCGGCTCTGCGCTGGAACGCGGAGGACGAGCAGTGGCTGGCGCTCGGTTTCAACGTGGTCGAAGGACGGCCATCGGACTTCACGTGGGGTTCGGCCGATCTGCCCGCGGTCGTCGGCGTCCTGGAGCGCATCGGTCGGCTGAGCCCGCCGGACGTGGTTCGGGAGTGGCTGGAGACCCGGTGGGACCCGTTCGCCCGGGACGCCGAGGAAGCCGCGCTCTTCCAGGGCGATGCGCTGCTCTACACCGACATCAACCCCGGCAATCTCCTGATCGGGGAACGGGAGACGTGGGCCGTCGACTGGTCATGGCCCACCCGCGGCGCGGGTTTCATCGACCCGGCGTGCCTGGTCGTACAGCTCGTGGCGGCCGGGCACGATGCCGCGTCCGCGGAGTCGTGGGCGGCATGGTGTGCGGCGTGGCGGCACGCGGAGCGGCGCGCGGTCGATGCGTTCGCGGCGGCAACGGTACGGATGTACCGGGACTTCGCGGCCCGGAGGCCGGACGCCGAGTGGCTGGCGGTGATGGCTGCGGCCGGGCAGGAGTGGGCCGACCACCGTGGTGTCACGGGGGTTTGACGGCGCACGGTGTACGGCGCCGCCGCGCGCTTACGAGGGGGGTGTAGGCACGCGACGGCGCCGACGCGCCGGTACGGACGGGGCACGCGTACACGCCCGTATGGGGGGTGGGCTGTGGTCCCGGACCATGGGGTGGCCGGGAGGGTCCGGGACCACAGGTCTCAGCCCGGCTCGCTCCCGGGGTCGGAATCGGAACCGGGCCCCGAATCGGAACCGGCGTCCGGCCCGCCCGCGTCCGCGTGCTGGCGGGCCGCCAGGGCGTGGGTCACCTCCAGCGTCGCCGGGTACAGCGCCAGGTAGTGCCGGTACAGCTCGTCGTACGTCTTGCCGTGCTCCGGGTCCGGGGTGACCACCGACTCCGTCGGGTTCCACACCTCGATGTCCTCGCGCCGGGCGAGCCCCGCGCCGAGTGCCGCCAGGAACGCGTCGCCGTACGCCGCGCCGATCGTGTGCCGCGGGATGTTCTGCTCGCGGCCCGTCACGTCCGAGACGATCTGCGTCCACAACTCCCGTGCGCCGCCGCCCACCGCGATCAGCCGCCGCAGGTCGCCGCCCGCCTCGCTCATCGTGGTGAGGTTGTGCCGTACGCCGAAGGCCGTGGCCTCCAGCGCCGCGCGGTAGAGGTGCGCGCGGCCGTGCCGGAGCGTGAGCCCCGCCACCACCCCGCGGGCGTCCGCGTCGAAGACCGGCGTACGTTCGCCCGCGAAG includes:
- a CDS encoding radical SAM protein; the protein is MTRLTKASPTERTAPRFLWLDLTRKCQLGCRHCYNASGPDGRHGTMAREDWICVLDQAADCGVRGVQFIGGEPTMHPHARELVGYALALGLQVEVFSNLVHVTPEWWTLLRREGISLATSYYSDQAAEHDAVTGRRSHHRTRANIEHAVRLGIPLRAGIIASDETQRIGEAQQELQALGVTMISVDRVRPFGRGADGRAPATSGLCGRCGTGRAVVGPDGTVAPCVFSDWMGVGNIRDGSLADILGGVSMAEANARIRSTAKGGACGPDQECTPGFPGSSCNPRN